GGCAGCGTGACCTGGGACTTGCTGTGTGGGCTGCTGCCATGCCTGGTAGGTGCTGCCCCAACCCTGGGTCAGAAAGGCCGGAGGACCACTCACAGGGGTGCTATGGGGATTTCCGTTCACTTTAGCAGCAATATTTGGGAAGCACCCTGAGCTCCTTGGAGGAGAGGTGTTCTGATGAGGTGTAGCAGGTGGCTGGCTGAAGGGGCTCTGTCCAAAGGCTCCAGGTGCTCCAAGGCTGGTACCACCAACTTTCTCATCTATGAGATGTCTGGCCACCTCGATCTGTTGAGGAATTCCCCTGATGGTGAATATTCGCAAGTTGGGGTCAGTGTTTGGAGGAGGGTTACGCTGAAGCTCCACATGTGCTCCTGACTGCTGATTTATACTTTTGATATTCTCACCCCCTTTGCCTATGACGAGGCCGCACTTATCTGCTGGCACTGTGTATGTGATCTCCTGCATGCCACCCGGGGTTCCCATACTCCAGTCACCACGGCCGCGGCCTCTTCCTCTGGCTACCGCAAGGCCTCCGAAGCCATCTCTTTCCTGGGCTGTAAGAATAAGCTCGTTGATGACATGTGCCGCATGCTGACACCGATCTGGGGGTCCCATAACCTGGGCAGCTCTTTCTGGACTAATACCATCATCTGGTTTAAACTGAATCCTCACACCAGCATCATTCTGGATTTTTTTGATCATCTCCCCATTTCTTCCTATTACAATTCCAACAGCAAACCTAGGCACAGACACCTCTATACTGCCTCCTCCCATTCGGGAAATGAAATCACTGCGTACACCCCGGAAATCAGCTTGGTCTTTTTCTCGGATGATTTCTAGTACCATCTCTCTTGCTTGCTGTACTTTAAATGGGTCTCCAGTGATGCGAAGAGGCTTGTCGGCTCCCGTAGGTAATGGGCCATCTTGTATCATGACCATTTTCACACCTGTCCGTTCCTGCAACTGCTTTATTGTTTCCCCTCCTTTGCCGATAACCAGTCCCACTTTAGATGCTGGGATAAGAATTTCCTGGATTGTGCTGTTGCCATCTATATCGTTATGAAAGCCAGGTCCATTCCGACAGCGGTCCACAATCTGCCCCAGGAGCCGTTTCGCTTGTTCAATACTTTCTGGGGTTCCGGTAAGTACACAGGGCCTCTCTGGAATCCCAGAACTCTCTGAAGCAATCTGAATTTTGCAACCAGATTCTGCTTGAATCCTTGAAATCTGCTCACCTCCCCTGCCGATAATAAATCCAACCATTTTATCAGGCACTTTGAATTCTTCTGTTATTACTGCCCTTTGATGTACCAAGGCCCCTAACTGGTTACCTACGCCATCATCCAAGGGCCGTTTTTGTACTCCATATCCATACACTGAGGGGTCCACTAGAGGTGTGGAATTATTCAAGTGTGGAATTGAATCAATTTTAGCAGCAATCTGCCGGACTCGGTGCAGGGCGTCCACGAAGCCCTCGGCCTTCATGCCCACTGGAGCACTCTGCCCCTGCACCAGCTCCGCC
The Choloepus didactylus isolate mChoDid1 chromosome 4, mChoDid1.pri, whole genome shotgun sequence DNA segment above includes these coding regions:
- the LOC119533315 gene encoding far upstream element-binding protein 3-like, with translation MAELVQGQSAPVGMKAEGFVDALHRVRQIAAKIDSIPHLNNSTPLVDPSVYGYGVQKRPLDDGVGNQLGALVHQRAVITEEFKVPDKMVGFIIGRGGEQISRIQAESGCKIQIASESSGIPERPCVLTGTPESIEQAKRLLGQIVDRCRNGPGFHNDIDGNSTIQEILIPASKVGLVIGKGGETIKQLQERTGVKMVMIQDGPLPTGADKPLRITGDPFKVQQAREMVLEIIREKDQADFRGVRSDFISRMGGGSIEVSVPRFAVGIVIGRNGEMIKKIQNDAGVRIQFKPDDGISPERAAQVMGPPDRCQHAAHVINELILTAQERDGFGGLAVARGRGRGRGDWSMGTPGGMQEITYTVPADKCGLVIGKGGENIKSINQQSGAHVELQRNPPPNTDPNLRIFTIRGIPQQIEVARHLIDEKVGGTSLGAPGAFGQSPFSQPPATPHQNTSPPRSSGCFPNIAAKVNGNPHSTPVSGPPAFLTQGWGSTYQAWQQPTQQVPGHAASAAPQASSPPDYTMAWAEYYRQQVAFYGQTLGQAQAHSQEQ